A single genomic interval of Lewinellaceae bacterium harbors:
- the argH gene encoding argininosuccinate lyase has translation MKLWQKSYTVDQQIEAFTVGQDRELDRCLAPYDILGSLAHIRMLEKIGLLGADEQKQLAAKLRQLYQQASKGELAIEEGIEDIHSQVELLLTRELGDAGRKIHAGRSRNDQVLVDLRLYFRAELQEIVELTERLFTILLQLAERHRHILLPGYTHFQAAMPSSFGLWFSAYAESLVDDLRLLQSVYHIINQNPLGSAAGYGTSFPLDRALTTRLLGFAGLSYNVVHAQMGRGKTELFLSYALAALAHTLGKMAADVVLYVSQNFAFLSFPDELTTGSSIMPHKKNPDVFELIRARCNHLQSLPVQVSQLTASLPSGYHRDFQLLKEAVFPAIQHLKDCLGILAYALPQAQVNPHILEDERYRFLFSVEVVNELVLQGVPFREAYQQVGRQIEEGQFEPPQELRHSHEGSLGNLCLEEIERKMEKAMEGFPFGEVEAAIEALLR, from the coding sequence ATGAAACTCTGGCAAAAAAGCTATACCGTCGACCAACAGATAGAAGCCTTCACCGTCGGGCAAGACCGGGAACTGGACCGCTGCCTGGCGCCCTACGACATACTCGGCTCGCTCGCCCATATCCGCATGCTGGAAAAGATCGGGCTGCTCGGCGCGGACGAGCAGAAACAATTGGCAGCCAAACTGCGGCAGCTGTACCAGCAGGCCAGCAAAGGGGAACTGGCCATCGAAGAAGGCATAGAAGACATCCACTCCCAGGTGGAGTTGTTGCTGACCCGCGAGCTGGGCGACGCCGGCAGGAAAATCCATGCTGGCCGTTCGCGCAACGACCAGGTGCTGGTCGACCTGCGGCTGTACTTTCGGGCGGAGCTGCAGGAAATCGTGGAGTTGACCGAGCGGCTCTTCACCATCCTGCTGCAGTTGGCCGAGCGGCACCGCCACATCCTGCTACCGGGTTATACCCACTTTCAGGCCGCCATGCCGTCCAGTTTCGGGCTGTGGTTCAGCGCCTACGCCGAATCGCTGGTGGATGACCTGCGGCTGCTGCAGAGCGTTTACCACATCATCAACCAGAACCCCCTGGGCTCAGCCGCCGGCTACGGCACTTCCTTCCCGCTGGACCGGGCGCTGACTACCCGCCTGCTGGGTTTTGCAGGCCTGAGCTACAACGTCGTCCACGCCCAGATGGGCCGCGGCAAGACGGAGCTCTTCCTGAGTTACGCCCTGGCCGCCCTGGCGCATACCCTCGGCAAGATGGCCGCCGACGTGGTGCTGTACGTCAGCCAGAACTTCGCCTTCCTGTCCTTCCCCGACGAATTGACCACCGGCTCCAGCATCATGCCCCACAAGAAGAACCCGGATGTGTTCGAATTGATCCGCGCCCGCTGCAACCACCTGCAGTCGCTGCCAGTGCAGGTGAGCCAGCTCACTGCCAGCCTGCCTTCGGGCTACCACCGGGATTTTCAACTCCTGAAGGAGGCCGTCTTTCCCGCCATACAGCATTTGAAAGACTGCCTGGGCATTCTCGCTTACGCCCTGCCTCAGGCCCAGGTAAACCCCCACATCCTGGAAGACGAGCGCTACCGGTTCCTCTTCAGCGTGGAGGTGGTTAATGAGTTGGTGCTGCAGGGCGTCCCGTTCCGGGAGGCCTATCAGCAGGTCGGCCGCCAGATTGAGGAAGGGCAGTTTGAGCCGCCGCAGGAGTTGCGGCATTCGCACGAGGGCAGCCTCGGCAATTTGTGCCTGGAGGAGATTGAGCGGAAAATGGAAAAGGCAATGGAGGGTTTTCCGTTTGGGGAGGTGGAGGCGGCGATAGAGGCTTTGTTGAGATGA